One genomic region from Salvia hispanica cultivar TCC Black 2014 chromosome 2, UniMelb_Shisp_WGS_1.0, whole genome shotgun sequence encodes:
- the LOC125204871 gene encoding vinorine synthase-like has translation MEIETRVISIETIKPSSPTPKSLQKHYLSFLDQIFAPVLMPIIYFYSSNPKISQSQFSNHLKQSLSKTLSLYYPLAGRLVGNLYVHCNDAGVPFAEAEANCTLSQAVTNPHPQNTYKFAIPPKTLGLCMAVQATYFRCGGVAVAISISHKAGDALSAFMFAKAWSSSSATLIPRFEAAAYFPPRDIPVDRAAASDLTKEEHVARIFTFPESEISALRERYSTGGGRRPSRSEALTAFIWTRFIAATGARFDLNKTYELLHLVNLRGRVNPPMSKYSFGNILGQARASPGPGDDGAEVVRKMREAVRAVDGVGRNFMEENADLIDNENVVCLGFSSLVGFPGHEVDFGLGKPVWIGLGWFPLMNTVYFMDSKCGGNGIEAMIILN, from the exons ATGGAGATTGAAACAAGAGTAATTTCAATTGAAACCATCAAACCATCTTCTCCAACCCCAAAATCACTCCAAAAACACTACCTTTCCTTTCTTGATCAAATCTTTGCTCCAGTCTTGATGCCCATCATCTACTTCTACTCATCAAACCCCAAAATCTCCCAATCCCAATTTTCAAACCACCTCAAACAATCCCTCTCCAAAACCCTCTCCCTCTACTACCCCCTCGCCGGCCGCCTCGTCGGCAACCTCTACGTCCACTGCAACGACGCCGGCGTCCCCTTCGCCGAAGCCGAAGCCAACTGCACCCTCTCTCAAGCCGTCACCAATCCACACCCCCAAAACACCTACAAATTCGCAATCCCCCCCAAAACCCTAGGCCTTTGCATGGCCGTTCAAGCCACCTACTTCCGCTGCGGCGGCGTCGCCGTCGCAATCTCGATATCCCACAAAGCGGGAGACGCTTTATCCGCCTTCATGTTCGCCAAGGCCTGGTCCTCCTCCTCGGCCACGCTGATCCCCAGGTTCGAGGCTGCAGCATATTTCCCGCCACGGGATATTCCCGTGGACAGGGCCGCCGCCTCGGACCTGACGAAAGAAGAGCACGTGGCGAGGATTTTCACTTTCCCGGAGTCAGAGATATCCGCTCTTCGGGAAAGGTACTCAACCGGTGGAGGGCGGAGGCCGAGCCGGTCCGAGGCCTTGACGGCTTTTATATGGACCCGGTTCATAGCGGCCACGGGCGCGAGATTCGACCTGAATAAAACTTATGAGCTGTTGCATTTAGTAAACCTAAGGGGCCGGGTCAACCCGCCAATGTCCAAATATAGCTTCGGGAACATATTGGGGCAAGCGAGGGCGAGTCCGGGGCCGGGAGACGACGGCGCTGAGGTTGTCCGGAAAATGCGGGAGGCGGTGAGGGCGGTGGACGGCGTTGGTAGGAATTTCATGGAAGAGAATGCGGATCTGATTGATAATGAGAATGTTGTTTGCTTGGGTTTCTCGAGCCTGGTTGGGTTTCCGGGTCATGAG GTGGATTTCGGGTTGGGAAAACCGGTTTGGATCGGACTGGGCTGGTTTCCGCTCATGAATACGGTTTATTTCATGGATTCCAAGTGTGGTGGAAATGGAATTGAGGCGATGATCATATTGAACTAA
- the LOC125208061 gene encoding stemmadenine O-acetyltransferase-like, translated as MEIETNIISTETIKPSTLTPKSLEKHHLSFLDQLAPPFFMPLVYFYSSNPKIPNSQKSNHLKQSLSKTLSTFYPLAGRLVGNLYVHCNDAGAPFSEAEADCDLSHVITNPNPEHMTKFLPFALNQFLDLCMAVQATFFRCGGVAVGLLVSHKIADAISFFSFANSWAAAAASPPPKFDAAAYFPPQDISVYKPTAGMMKEEIATKIFTFPAKKIEILRERYAGAGDDLQQRRPTRVEALSTFIWTRFISASGLKAEAGKIYTVQHAINLRTRTDPPLPEYHFGNIFRMAIAKPAVGGSGVELVRRVREAIEAVEGGEHLGSLKEKMGQVDKGELVSFSFTSLCRLPVYEADFGWGKPVWVGSPGLSYKNSVIFKDTRNGDGIEAWVSLKRDDMEKFEADLELQKLLFTS; from the coding sequence ATGGAGATTGAAACAAACATAATCTCCACAGAGACCATCAAGCCATCTACTTTAACTCCTAAATCACTAGAAAAACACCACCTCTCATTCCTAGACCAACTAGCTCCACCCTTCTTCATGCCTCTCGTCTACTTCTACTCTTCAAACCCCAAAATCCCCAATTCCCAAAAATCAAACCACCTCAAGCAATCCCTATCCAAAACCCTCTCCACCTTCTACCCCCTCGCCGGCCGCCTCGTCGGCAACCTCTACGTCCACTGCAACGACGCCGGCGCCCCCTTCTCCGAGGCCGAAGCCGACTGCGACCTCTCACACGTCATCACCAATCCAAACCCTGAACACATGACCAAATTTCTCCCTTTCGCACTCAACCAATTCCTTGATCTCTGCATGGCCGTTCAAGCCACCTTTTTCCGGTGCGGCGGCGTCGCCGTCGGCCTCTTAGTCTCCCACAAAATCGCCGACGCGAtctccttcttctccttcGCCAATTCCTGGGCGGCCGCCGCTGCCTCTCCGCCCCCAAAATTCGACGCAGCCGCCTATTTCCCGCCGCAAGACATTTCCGTTTACAAACCCACCGCCGGAATGATGAAGGAAGAGATCGCCACCAAAATTTTCACATTTCCGGCGAAGAAAATCGAGATTCTCCGGGAACGATACGCCGGCGCCGGAGATGACTTGCAGCAGCGGCGGCCGACTCGGGTTGAAGCCCTGTCGACGTTTATATGGACCAGATTCATATCCGCAAGCGGTTTAAAAGCTGAGGCGGGTAAGATCTACACGGTTCAGCACGCGATTAACCTTCGGACCCGGACCGACCCGCCCCTGCCCGAATACCATTTCGGGAACATATTCCGGATGGCGATAGCTAAGCCGGCGGTTGGGGGCAGCGGCGTGGAGCTGGTGCGGAGAGTGCGGGAAGCCATTGAAGCTGTGGAGGGCGGGGAGCATTTGGGTTCgttgaaggagaaaatggGTCAAGTCGACAAGGGCGAGCTGGTTAGCTTCAGCTTCACGAGTTTGTGTAGGCTTCCCGTTTATGAGGCGGATTTCGGGTGGGGCAAACCGGTCTGGGTTGGATCGCCCGGGCTCTCTTACAAAAATTCGGTTATTTTTAAGGATACAAGAAATGGAGATGGAATCGAGGCGTGGGTTAGTTTGAAGAGAGATGATATGGAGAAATTCGAGGCTGATTTGGAGTTGCAGAAGCTTCTTTTTACGTCATAA